The genomic region ttgacTTCACTTTTacgagaaatataaaaagttatcaataatatttattgttttatcattctcccaataaaatgtttataaaaatagCTTCTAAACCAATACCGTTAGAAGAACATATCATAAATAAATTCTCTTTGCTTTGTTGTCGTTTGCATGTATAGTTAGATATGCCACTGCAAATTACGAAGATAGTAAGAGCACCGGGGAGAAACTGTGTCATGAGACAGTACTGTAGACGGAGAGTGGAAATGAGGAGTACTTGCTTGAACAACAACTAAAtctatcattattattattatcatttttttttttgcaactctCCGCCAATAATTTCCATGAATGGTTATCTTTACTCTATAGAACTTATGAAGTTGAATAATGCAAAATCAAaaatgtatgtgtgtatatatatatatgtaagttcacaattgcgcctggacccaaaaacacacgtgggctcaggcccaatgagccttaaacaataaaatttgtagagtgtgggttcgcaatctagtttGATGGTgttcgaaacttgatgaacaggctagaatgttacagtGTTTGCAAACAATAGACAAGTAGGGCAAATGAatctcctcccccccccccccttttctttactctctccTTTCCTTAAATACTtattcttcttccctctttctccacatgtcacacaaatcttaccCTTAGATCCTCTCTCCTCCTTTCCATCACCTTCCTGAAGTTTTTAAACAATGGTCAGAAGGTCCATCATACTGTTCAggagtcacttccccattaatgcggccagggaggtaggtgcagggtctttaatgtggaggtagcagtctttttctgagatatttctttCACTCCGTGGCATCTAGAAGGTATTTAGATCCCCTTCTTAACCAACAGTTCGTTCAGAATACTGCCTATAATCTTCTTGGCAAATCCTAAGGTCATCGCGGGTCTTTTTGAGGGGAGATtagtcctcggacgaatcctcggacctTCACACTGTGGGCCGACTTACAATCTTAAAGGCCTTTAGCAAAAAATGATCTGGAACCCGTCAAtgaagcccaaggcccaaatacttgctcaagtccctttactccccacaatacaTATATGATCTAAATCGATTATCTCACATGAAATAAATGAttaatgccaaaaaaaaaacttactttaaaTTAAGTATTTTGTTTATGAATAGTTTAGgttcaaatcaagaaaatgaGTCTAGCttgttataaattaaaaaaagaaaaaaagaaaaaagaaaaaaaaagagcttagcTCAAGCCTaagtttaaaatcaaatatgaaacaAGTCATGCTCAAACATAATAACATGCTCGTGAACATGAggttaatttaaaatatatattatatgtttataaatttatatgtataaatatttaaaatatagttATATGAGATAAAATTAGATTGTCTAAATTTGGAAAGAAGTTCATAAGagatcaaattattatttgtaacttaataacataaatattttattttgtagtaaaattatatacaatttttaacaattcaaggttattaaatctaattttatagCTTCATAAACTAATATCATCCTATCTTATTagctaaaaatataatttcaattataatttatacatttttaaatgactaaaaatttaattgtaaaatgTAGTAGCTAATGAACAAATTCAAGAAGTTTGTTCGGTAAGAAATGAACCAAGGTCAAACATGTAATCTCATTTGAGCATTAGCTTGAGCTCggctcacactcaatataaaataagatagatatttttttaaaagaattccAGTGCGTATATTTAAGGGAGGTTGTTCGAATCAACCTAAATTATAAGCAAAAGTGGTGGTGGAACATCTTCCACCTCGTTACATTGCTTACGAACATGTGACacattaaaaacaaagaaatgcgatgccaggaaaaaaaatatcGTTGACAATATGGCCGAGAGGTGCTATTGTGCTGCTATTATTCTTCAAAATCTTGATCTGTATTTCTTTGTCTCCCTCCAAAACAATATGATCAAATCCCAGTTCCAGTGCTAACTCGAGTGCCCGTCTTGCAGCTAAAGCTTCCACTTCAATCACTGTACTAGGGGGTAACTGGATAAGTTGTGATAGAGAAGCTATCACCAACCCCACTCGGCTACGTATCACAACACCCAGTCCTGCTTTGTTTTTCTGCTCAAAGGTGGCCCCGTGGAATGTTGATCTTGTAGCATGGAGAGTTTTGAGGAGTCCACTGACAGACATGCCGGTTCTGAGGAGGTGAAACCGGGACTGAGCTGGAACTAAAATCCAGCCGCTGTTGCTTTGCTCGTTCCAGCACTTGATCCAATTGGAAGGTTTGCTTTCCCAGTCGACGATTCCATAGTGTCCATGAGACGGCTGAAAATAATTCTGGGTCCACTTTTTAGCACAGATAAATCCCATAATGTCTACAAAGCTATTACTTTGTCTAAGACTAGGAGTGCCTTGGTTCCACACTGGGATTCCTCTCCAAATTTTTCCTGAGTTGAGCATCGATAGAGAGCATGGACAATATCTTCCACACAGAGTTTACAGTTCTCACACAACCCATTAGTAATAACTGGGcgtttaactatttttttttttttttttaaatggtagaGTTGTcccaaattttactacatataacttaaaatttatttatcactaataaatactaaataaataaacttcgaacatttatttattaggtAGTTAAAACCCactaactatatttaatatcagaTCAATTTATgattatgtagtaaaatttataataactttatctttttttttaattaataaacaatatttaattttgaattttatccaTTCCACTTCCGTCCTAGATAAGTGATGAACTAACTTATGGttatgaccttttttttattttggtttttattttttatttttgaattattggCTTGACTTGATATTATATCATAGTTTGTCAGTATATAGAATACCAATCTCGCAGGCGTAGTATTATAAGGGAAAGtagaatctttttttcttttctttttttttggggggggggaaGGCTAGTTGACTAcgtttatttatcatttttttttttttttgagactaaaaataGTGGTACACAAACAAAAGgggaattttcttttctaatgtTAAGTTCAATTCACCAACTCAATTGCTTTCCGGAAGCTGCAATTGACTTGATCTGTTTTTGTgggctctgttttttttttcgtggTCATTATGTCTTTCTTTAGGCATTTAAGTCTTTTTagaatattacaatttttattttatattattttataattctatAATTGAGGGAAGAAGATTTCAACTCTAAATATTGGCCAAACTACAATATTGGTCCCTTAAATTTACCCTATATGCACAATTGGTTCCTCAAGTTTCAAACGAGCATAATTAgtctctaaaattttaaaattgagttgtATTAGTCCTTTTACTAACTGTGGTTAGTGGTGTTCTTTATATGACTAACAGAAGAATGagttggcattttttttttaataatgtaacatttttttattaaaaaattacaaaataagttTACACGTATACCTTTAAATAAACTCAGGGGCTCCATGTTTGAAATGgtaccaccaccaccgccacctGGGAACCACCAGAGTTGATTCTTCTCATGTACCTAATTTTGTCCTCCTTTGACGTCAGCAAGTCGTGATTGATTCACATTGCTCTGCCACACAAAATCCCGGCTTGTTGGCCATCGTATTGGTATCTTATAATCTTCTCGTGTGGAATCAAGCAAAATAATCGTTTCTCAAGTGGAGGGCAATGTCTTTCAAGCTCTTCTTTTCTAGAAATATCCAAGTTAGGTAGCAAACTCTTTATGTAAGAAACATCATGGAAAGGAATACATTCATTGAATGTTAATGGGCACACATTCATTGAATGTTAAGAGCGAGCAACCTTGTTCGTAAATGTAGAAATACCTGAAATTGTGAAATACAACAATATCAATCACAAGAAACAGGGACGCAGATCAATGGCTGTCGCTGGGTGCAGCTAGGGGTTGGGTCTTCACAGGCGGTGGCTTAATGATTGAGTTTCTTCACTCtctccccttctctctcttatgggtgggtttgtgattttttttttagaagcggTGGGTTTGTGAATCGAATACTGGATTTAAATTGTACTGGTTTGTGAATTTCTTAtgtgtaaatttattttgtaattttttaataacaaaatgtcatatcattaaaaaaaatgtcaagtcatATTTCCGTTAATTACGTAAGTAACACCATTGATAGCAGTTAGTAAAATGACTAatacaacttatttttaaaacttgagggactaattgtgctTATTTGAAACTTGAGGAACTAATTGCGCACACATGATAAACTTGAGGAACCAACATTGTATTTTTGCCCTAAACATTCAtgttagaaacaaaaaaaagaaataatatcaattaaacTACAAGTCTCTTGAGCCTTGACCCTTTGATTTGTATTTAAAGAAATAATACTTGCATTCATAATATATTGTCAGAAGCTGCAGTCCATATCAAGGTTATGGTCAATATCATCACTATCATCAATAAGAAATCACTAATTTTAGACTTTATAAATGAATAGTTCCAATTTTCTAAAACCAAATTgttacaactaaaaaaaaaaaggctaaatgaAGAAAGGTTTAAGGTTTTAATGTCACATTGGTAACTCCACTTAAGATCGAGTCATGATGATATGATAAATGATTTAATAATTAACTAAAATATGAGATTAAGTTTCTATAATTAGTAAAATGACTAATAATGTCttaaaaactttcaaaatgtGTTTAGCATGAGGCAAATAAAACATAACAAAGTCTACATAATACCTAATTTGTTTAGAAAAtagaatagaaaagaaaatcataagaataattcataaataggtatataaaaaaaaactgttaagtTTTTAGACCCTTAAcgcaagttgtttaacctagttatttagctaagtgattacttagataaattattcagatctaggttaacacaataatATCATATTATGTAAATAAtgcagaaaaaaaataaagaacaccacaatatgatgatctaggaaaacctaatcggtaaaaaacctagggaagatttaacctaactatcctcaaggtaaaaacagatccactatgaaagaattgaaatttttacaatagaacttagaccactaacatcctattgctacctcaggtagaaaacttactaccacgactacgtgacagctccgagtctacagactatttcttttcttgatctgcAGCAACCAAAAGTTCAGCTACTTGTGattttgagactccactcaaaggtttcaaattttctttaaagttctttatgGAGCAATTAAagagatcatcaagttcttgagtgaatcttgaacttgatagctctatgtgtgtatatgaaggtaaacacctctaaatctcacaaaagattccaCACACAACTTTTCAAAGACTTCTAAAACGTaactagggtttttccttttatgctTGAAGTAAAATACTTAACCCTACATGTCATATGGGCTTGAGCTGAATTGGaatttctgcagaaaattaaatctgcacgagtttcgatcgatcaagtctaatttttgatcaatcgagccttgcagattttgACAAATAAATcctgcaatcactcgattccaattttacataaaaccacactttgagcaagcctaactttagactctatgttttgatcatggtttgtcaacataatacacattgaagttttaatacattagttcctaaagtcttagaacctaacaaaatcCAAGGTTAAAGTTCTTTCCAATTCCCAAATAGCCTAGTAAATTCTTGTAATCAAACAATGCCTATAACTAAATAAGGACATACCGATAGGTTCTAGTTAGTTCATACAGTAAAGTAACCTgtaattgaataagagattgaGGGTTCAAATCCTACTTATAgcaaaaaattgattggtgtcttaacCTAATGATAAGAGTAATCATTATGGAGTGGACAACATAAATTGTAATTGTATCatatctaaataataataaaaaataagggtaaattgcaaagtaTATTTCTAAAGTTTAGGGTTGTTTGTATTGTACATTctgaagtttgaaaattttgatcttACATCTTGAAGTTCCATTCCATTAGCAAAAGCAGGCCCTCCATCAATGGATGGCCATCAAGTAATACATTGGCAACCAAGACATATTCTTAAAGTTTgaggttgtttggattttacaccttaaagtttgaaattttggagATTTACACCTTGAAGTTCCCCTTTGTTAGCAAAAGCAATCCCTCCGTTAGTGGACTCACCTAAATGGTTGTCAAGTACATGCTGGCAATCTAGacttgtaaagttgtgatttacaactatgttttatgttggctttattccttgacaaaaagtgttgtaattgcataaatttgtttccttgtatttttgtgggatttttattacattgggtttagtattaagttggtgaagaatcaaacataaaatgaagaatcaataGATTTCGCGACTGTCTCATTAGAAGCTAACCTGCGAAAGAGccacatgagaagcacatgctggaagctgaagactCGTGCCAGCCTagaggatttcgcgagtgtcttgcgggtaaggccttctcgcgagatacccgcgaaactctctgtctggaggatttttaagtgtgactttcttactcttcacccacactatatatactctcattaccTATTAAAAGTATGAGAGATCATTCAGagaaaaaaaccctagataggttttctacaacacacacacacccatcttttagagagagagctacccatccttagtgagaaaccattgtagcctcttctccttacctctcccattgtcataccttgagagaagatttgtacccaaacacaacccacaccttatcagagtgtagagagtgttttagagcatgggaagctttggggatttgccaaaagaagccggtgaggcttagcggatgcaatcgggcgtattgcgggatccagaaAGTTAGaaaagacacggttccgagaagccttgttggagtaggagcttggagggcttaggtacattaggtagattaggcttagagggtctcttgctatttgtGTATCACAACTTATTGtttagtggatcgatttaccgcttggaggtcggtagagaggttttttgtcgagttcttcggtttcctcttcgataacatatcggcgtgttatcttgtgtttgcaactctcttcccttactcttgtgctttacttttactgtttgttgttcatgtttatgcactagagtagtatcagTTGTTtgtgcttcatttactcttgtttccgcacttagataagttagagtaaaagcaatttagccgtaatcttttaatttggggtctaaacaagctcttgtgttttaacacaaatccgagctttcataGCTATTTGACGTGTAATTTGTTTTTTCCAAGTTAGCCTCCCTGACACCGTTTCACCTCTAGCAAATTCCACAACTATACCGCCATGGAATGACAAtgtttttctaagaaaaaatcATAAACTTGATGTCACTCTATTCAATAATGTTGTTTGACCCACCATAAACCCTCGTCGTTCTTAACTCTAAGCTCTGTCTCTCCATCTGTAACAACTCCAACTTGACGGTGAGAGATCAAGTCCAAGGAGACTAGATTGACGGTGATTGCTTTTCTAACAAGTGTGTTTCGGCTACCAACGTGTCACTTGATGACCATGCAAGTGAGTCAACTAATGAAGTAGATACTTTTGCTAATGGAGGGGATTGATAACTTCAGGatgtaaaatctaatttttcaaaCTTCAAGGTTTAAAATTCAAACAACCTAAACGTTTAAAGGTGTACATTATAATTTacgaaaaaaataataatcgcAAGACGACTGGAGTGTGTTTCAACAGCATGTCACTTAATTAATAGCCATGTAGGTGAGTCCAAATAAAGATGCTACGTTTGCTAATGAAGAACAagttagggtgtaaaattcagTTTTCAAACTTTAAATTTATGACTTCCTCGAATTGAGAAGAGCTATTCAaccagtggcggctccaggaatttttccCAGGATGTTCCTTAAGAAACATAATTTTTCCCAACGGCGGCTCTTGGAATTTTTGCCAAatgtattgttgtttagttgtttcattaatttgtttgtcttttataaactataattttttatattgttgtttcattaattataaaattattaattgttatttagcctaatataatttaatttggttgtctaattgtcttttataatgtattggttaattaaattgttaattattgtttattagttgttttctctaattaattattggttaattcatatcccaaaaaaacaaaattaattagttcAACTAATTACTATggttgtttgatacttaatactTGGAATATCAAACtattacttaacaaaaaaaaaaaaaaagtcaataaattATTCAGCACAAAAATATATAGACCATATAGCTTAAGTCCAAATCTAGAAAAGAGTgatttattacatattttatgaCATTAGTTGAACTAATCAACTACACACAGCACACAGccatatttaataattattatttgcaCACTTGCACTAGTTCTGCCGTTTTGGAGCTCAAGTTTGAAGCTCGATTTGGCGATCTCCTTCTCCGATCCGGCGATCTATTGGTTCTGGCATTCTGGAGCTCAGTATATTGGGTTTATGGGttaggtttttttctttatactttaggttaggtttctttctttctttcaagcGCCGTCCGTTGGTTTCTGATTTCAGTatattgggttttggttttttttttttttttgaatccgTGGGTTTGCTACTGTAATATGTTGGGTTTgctttaccttttcttttttttctttagattgggTTTTTTTACCAATTGATGTTGGACTTTTTTTCCTGGTgggcttgctgggaatccaagagaAGAGAATTGGTCATCATGATAAGTTATGATGACCTTGTAGCAATCTCAAAGCTattaaatgtgttttttaaaaaataaaataaaataaagaaaattatttataaatttgaacATTGGCTCCGATgctatattaaatatattaaaatagatacgGAAGATAAGATGAagaataaaatagaaaacacaAGAATATAAGGGTTACGTGATTCAGCCTGATAGCTTATGTCCACTGAAAAAAACCATATGGTCTACATCCTCATTATATAAGAGTGTAGTATAAGTAATGTGTTACAATAAACACaagtatatatagtagattaAACCTTACAGTTAATAGACTtttagtacaagtaggagacttgacTTATACACAAAATAAATTAGGTTTGGACCTATACTACTGAGCTAATATACGTCTAACATTAAAAataggttttcaaagaaaatttaaataaaatcatttgttaatatttttgagttttttataaaataaaatgactaaaagcGTATATAACCTTTgtaatcttttttctttattctccaaatgtttttttttttttttggtattatactaacaaaacaagccacacccatcttttattttattctttttagagtaagagaaaaagaaaaaaataaaataaaataatcctACAATACGACAGGTCTGGATTCGCGTTATATATTGCAGTGTTGTTTCTCTTCGTTTTCATTTTGctgttaaaatataaatataaaaataaaaaacacacacgcacataaaaaagaaaagcactAGAACATGTATTATGTTCAATGCTtttccttctccaaaaaaatgagaaaagataTGTCAGCAAATTAGGCCAATTCGTTGTCAGAAAATAGAAGTAACTTACTAACAAAATAATTCGAGAACAATTAATTACTTATTCAATTGCTTCCCTCATGCTGCAATTGACTTCTAGTCTGTTTTGTTGGTTATGTGCTTTTTTAATTGGCCTTGGTGTCTTTCTTAATTCTTTACGTAAGGAACAAGTTTTATTCTCTAAAGGATAGCATTCTTTAATTGAATTCAATCTATAAACTGTAGTCAACCATTGTGACGAAAATGACAAATTATGGGCATCTTTGATTCTACTAGAAAACAGGTTAGGACATAGGAAGTGAGTCATATGATCATATCACttgttctttgttttatttattttttattttttctggggctcttcaaagaaaaaaaaaatactggaaAACATATTATGCTCAAAGTTTCTTCTACTCCAAAAACTGAAACATGTTATGTCAGAACAATAGAACCAATCTGTAGCGGGTAATATGAAGAAAATCACCGACAGGATCATCAAAAGACTAACAATAGTAGTTGAAAAAAATCACcaggcaaattttttttttttctcttgttcttctttctttcgGCTATCTTCAAAAACGAATTTAATTATTGTAGTTTCTCAATTATCATGTACAAGATAGGAAATCAAGTTGctaaattaattgattgatataacttaccaaaaaaaaaaaacttgtaaataCAAAACCATTATAGCAACACCTAATGAATCTATCCAAAAGTTTTGGTGTATACACAAATAACTAAAATGATTTCAGTATTCAAATCCCTACCTCTATTCATGACATCAATCTCGTCGAGCCGCCATGGGAGTCACCTCAGCAAGCGGAGTTGAAAGAGGAGTTGGAATTGGTGAGTTTCGACATATGGGACACGAAGGGTGCATTCGTAACCACGGGTCAACACACTTGAGATGAAAGATATGAGCACAATCAGGTAACATCCTCAACATTTCAGTGTCTTTGTAGTCACCCAAACATATTGAACAAGAAGAAGCAATTGAGCCACCCTTTTGGAGCTTGGCCTGGGAGTAAAGGAGCCTTGGATAGCTGTGAACTGTGGCCTCGTCTAGGCCTTGTTCCATGTTGCTTAAGCCTTGGTCTGTGATGATTGTGGTTGTGTTGACCCTTCGATGAGTTGGGTTGGCAGGTGGAGCTGGCATACTCATCAGGGTGCAGCAAAAGGAAACCAAGGTAGTGATTATGGTAAACACAAGAACACCAAGGAAGAGAAGCACGCCATAACCAAACCcatccatttatttatttatttttatgaatggtTTGCGTTAGGTTGTGAagttgttgagagagagagagagagagagagagagagagagagagagagcttccAAGTTCAAGAGTTTACTATCTGGTTATTGCCTGTAATCCCGTCTAAAGATTATGAAaagtatttttttctctttccaaaaagagaaatttattaTCTATGTGAATAGTTTATTtagctaaaactgaaaattttttactgaaaataatatagataaatgtaaaagttagttgaatgAGTATCAtgagacctataaataatatcaaaaattgTTGtaagactcatgaataatagcaaaaataaactgaattgtaaaataaactagcaaaaataattaatagtaaaCGCACACTTAGGGAAAAGAAATTGGACAAGTTAAGCAAACTCTAGCTTTTTGTAGAGATGGTACAAGAAAAGTGCGGCAGGAACTAGTCGTTTGAGGAATCTTTTATCTGAGATGAATTAAAAGACAAATAACTTCATAGCCTTTGAAAAGGTCTACTACAAATATCTTCATATAAATCTTACAACGATTAAAacagaaagtttttttttcaacaacaaaaatatagtttgattttgacaaatatactaAGTTAATCCATATAAGCCATAAAAAccaacttctttcttttttttaaaataaagattaaatagtattttcaaattgaaatcGGCACCAACTACTTAATTACAATCTCTAGAGAAATTTATCATGAGATATATATTGATTAATATTGCACAAAATGACATTAACAATCCTTGATCACTTATCAGGTTAGTAATTTTGTAAGATTATTTATGGCAAATTTTAAATCAACTTCTATATGCTTTTCTCATTTTCGGGAAATGGCCTCTAAATAGCACCACACAGGATTGATTGTGGACATTATTATAAACTTGTGAATGAAAAaagctgaaagaaaaaataaataacacaaacGCACACAAGAGATGAACACAAAAATTACATTGTTCAGCGGTAATCTACAAGTAGTGTCATAAAGAAAACTGTaccaaaaatttacaaatattaCAATAGTGGAACAAAGTTattcaaacaaaacccaaagtCTGAATACATTGATGGATTGCTTCCTCACACGATTGACACTAGCTCATAGATAGCAAGACCAAGGAATTTTTATTCAagtaattctctctctctctctctctctctctctctctctctctctctttatatatatacacacacacacacacacacaaactagTCTAATCCATGCGATGCAAGTGAATAGCTATTGGATGAgtttcaagagaaaaaaaaaaagcaattattttttcattggaGTAGTAAGCAAAAATgcctaaaattaataaattaaaaaaaaaaaagatattaaatgaGATAGCACAAAGTTTTATTAATTAGGTAGAAGAAagtaatattgttttatttattagtttgttATTGAAAGGAATAAGTGACAGAATGCTACATCTCTAGTTCAGTTTttattgtgtgtgtatatatatattaaatataatatagtttGTAATATACAGATACCAACTTGATATATATTAAATGTGcttattgaacaaaaaatgtGTCAATTGACTGAAAATGTGCATATTGAATGAAAAATGTATTTATTAActaaaaatgtgtctattgaagAGTTATAATCTTTTGGGTATAAATAGTGGTTCATATTCGTTTGGTAATTTCTTCTCAACTTCTTCTCTTTAATCTTTCTTAGAAATACAATAAACCTGTGGGTCTTCTCTGAAATTTCTTTTTGTAGAACCCAATTATCAAATGATccttctaaattttttgcatCCACTAATGTAATTGTATAATACCCATAAAGTTAAAAGGGAAAATCttttagaatttttctttttaaattataaggacattttattgggaaaaaaaaggacTACTTTATGTGCAAAGAACACAAAGAAGTCTAAAGAATTACAATTCATAATCATATAAAACCCAGTCATCAAATgtctttctaaattttttagcatcCACTAATGTAAATGTATAATacctgtggggagtaaaaagaccctgatggggatgtgggcctttgggccatgctaaggaaggccgacctgctcttgggtttagaacttgttagtactacgggtcggcccatacgccgaggatccgaggatccagccgagggtgaatttcccttcggacggacaccggagaacccgggacttcatggtaaaggttagggaatgacacggtcaagaccaatggttaaagggggtaaacccttgaatgtcctagaa from Castanea sativa cultivar Marrone di Chiusa Pesio chromosome 11, ASM4071231v1 harbors:
- the LOC142616454 gene encoding RING-H2 finger protein ATL70-like, which encodes MDGFGYGVLLFLGVLVFTIITTLVSFCCTLMSMPAPPANPTHRRVNTTTIITDQGLSNMEQGLDEATVHSYPRLLYSQAKLQKGGSIASSCSICLGDYKDTEMLRMLPDCAHIFHLKCVDPWLRMHPSCPICRNSPIPTPLSTPLAEVTPMAARRD